The Cellulomonas oligotrophica sequence TACGACCACTTCCACGCCGTGCCCGAGCCCAACGGCGAGGCGACGCACGAGGCGTGGAGCCTGATCAGCGCGTTCGCCGCGGCGACGTCGCGGGTGCGGCTCGGCCAGATGTGCACGTGCATGGCGTACCGCAACCCGGCGTACCTGGCCAAGGTCGCCACCACCGCGGACGTCATCTCCGGCGGCCGCGTCGAGATGGGCATCGGCGCCGGCTGGTACGAGCACGAGTGGCGGGCCTACGGGTACGGCTTCCCGACGGCCGGCACCCGGATCGCGATGCTCGACGAGGGCGTGCAGATCTTCGAGCAGCTGTGGACGACGGGCACCGCCACGCTCCACGGCGAGCACTACCAGGTGGACGGTGCCCAGCTGTCGCCGCTGCCCCTGCAGGCGGGCGGCCCGCCGCTGTGGATCGCCGGCGGCGGCGAGAAGAAGACCCTGCGCATCGCCGCGAAGCACGCCCGCTACACGAACTTCGACGGGGCCCCCGAGGGGTTCGCGCACAAGTCCGAGGTGCTGCGCGGGCACTGCGCGGACGTCGGTCGCGACTTCGACGAGATCACGCGCTCGGCCAACTACAACGTGGTCGTCGGCGCCACGCAGGCCGAGGTCGACGACCGCCTGGCGTGGATCGAGCAGCACTACGCCGCGACCGTGCCCTCGAAGGCCGCCGAGGTCGCGGGGCAGTTCCGCGACGGTCCGCTGGTCGGGACGCCCGAGCAGCTCGTCGAGCAGCTGCGGGCCCTGCAGGACCTCGGCATGACGTACGCGATCACGTACTTCGCGGAGGCCGCGTACGACCGTTCCGGCATCGAGCTGTTCGCGCGCGAGGTCGTGCCGCACCTGCGCTGAGGCACGGACGCCTCGCGCCGACGCCTGACGCCACCGAGCCCCGGGGGCGTCAGGTGTCGCGCTCGGCGACGACCACCGCCGACGCGATGCCCGCGTCGTGGGAGATCGACAGGTGGAACCGGTCCACCCCCAGCGCGTCGGCGCGCGCCAGCACGGTGCCGGTGACCTCGACGACCGGCTGCGCGCCCGCGACCCGGCGGACGGTCGCGTCCTGCCAGCTCATGCCGGGCGGTGCGCCGAGCGCCTTGGCGATCGCCTCCTTGGCCGCGAACCGGGCGGCGAGCGACGTCGCGGGCATGTCCCGCTCGGCGGGCGTGAACAGGCGCTCGCGCAGCCCCGGGGCCCGCTCCAGCGTCGCGACGAACCGGGCGACGTCGACGACGTCGATGCCGACCCCGACGATCACTCGACCGTGACGGACTTCGCCAGGTTGCGCGGCTGGTCGACGTCCAGGCCCTTCGCGGTCGCCAGCTCGGCCGCGAACACCTGCAGCGGGACCACGGTGAGCAGCGGCGCGAGCAGCGTCGAGGACTGCGGCACCGAGAAGACCTCGTCGGCGTACGGCACGACCGCCTCGTCGCCGTCCTCGGCGATGACGAGCGTGCGAGCACCGCGGGCCCGGATCTCCTGGATGTTCGAGACGATCTTCGAGTGCAGCGAGTCCCGCCCGCGCGGGGACGGCACCACGACGAACACCGGCTGGCCGGGCTCGATGAGCGCGATCGGCCCGTGCTTGAGCTCGCCCGCCGCGAAGCCCTCGGCGTGGATGTACGCCAGCTCCTTGAGCTTGAGCGCGCCCTCCATGGCCACCGGGTACCCGACGTGCCGGCCGAGGAACAGCACCGACTGCGTGTCGGCCATCCACCGGGCGATCTCGCGCACCCGGTCCGCACGGTCGAGCACCTGCTGGATCTTCTCCGGCATCTGCCGCAGCTCGGCCATGATCGCGCTGATCTCGTCGGGGAACTTGTTGCCCCGCAGCTGCGCCAGGTACAGGCCCAGCAGGTAGGCGGCCGTGATCTGGGCGAGGAACGCCTTCGTCGACGCGACGGCGATCTCCGGCCCCGCGTGCGTGTACAGCGCGGCGTCGGACTCGCGCGGGATCGTCGACCCGTGGGTGTTGACGATCGCGAGGGTCGTGGCGCCCTGCTCCTTGGCGTGGCGCACCGCCATGAGGGTGTCCATCGTCTCCCCCGACTGGGAGACCGCGACGACGAGCGTGCGGTCGTCGACGACCGGGTCGCGGTAGCGGAACTCGTGCGCGAGCTCGACCTCGACGGGGATGCGGCACCAGTGCTCGATGGCGTACTTCGCGACGTGCCCGGCGTAGGCGGCCGTGCCGCACGCGACCACGACGATCTTGTCGACGGAGCGCAGCACCGACTCGTCGATGCGCATCTCGTCGAGCACGAGGCGGCCCGTGGTGTCGGTGCGGCCCAGCAGGGTGTCCGCGACCGCCTGCGGCTGGTCGTGGATCTCCTTGTCCATGAACGAGCGGAAGCCGCCCTTCTCGGCGGCCTTCGCGTCCCAGTCCACCGTGAAGCGGCGCGCCTGCGCCGGCTCGCCGTCGAAGCCCGTCACGGACACCGAGGTCGGCGTGATCGTCACGACCTGGTCCTGGCCGAGCTCGAGGGCCTCGCGCGTCGAGGCGATGAACGCCGACACGTCCGAGCCGAGGAAGTTCTCGCCCTCGCCGAGCCCGACGACGAGCGGGGAGTCGTGCCGGGCCCCCACGACCGTGTCGGGCAGCGCCGCGTGCACGGCCAGCAGCGTGAAGGTGCCCTCGAGACGCCTCGCGACCTGGGTGAGCGCGTCCGTGAGGTCCTTCGACGCGTCGTACGCGCGGGCGACGAGGTGCGCGACGACCTCGGTGTCGGTCTCGGACGCGAACGTCACGCCGTCGGCGACGAGCTCGGCCTTGAGCAGCGCGAAGTTCTCGACGATGCCGTTGTGGATGATCGCCACGTCGCCCGACACGTGCGGGTGCGCGTTGGCGTCGGTGGGCCCGCCGTGCGTCGCCCACCGGGTGTGCCCGATCGCCGCCGTCGCCGCGGGCAGCGGCCGGGCGTCGAGCTCGTCGACGAGGTTGACGAGCTTGCCGGCCTTCTTGGCGGTCGCGAGCTCGCTGCCGGGGGCGACGAGCGCCACGCCTGCCGAGTCGTAACCGCGGTACTCGAGGCGCCGCAGCCCTTCGAGCACGACCTCGAGCGGGCGAGCGCTGGGCAGCTGGTCCCCGACGTATCCGACGATCCCACACATGGCGCCGATCCTAGCGGCCGGTCGGGACGCCCGGCCCCGCCCTGCCCCTGCCCTGCCCCTGCCCTGCCCCGCGTGCGGCGCCCCGCCGCGGACGCCGGTCCGCGCAGGCCCGCGCGATGGTCCACAATCGACGGGTGCCGACGTCGACCCCCACCGTCGCCCCCTCGACGCCCTACGTCGACCTCGACAGGGAGGCCTGGACCCGGTTGTCGGCGTCCACCCCCCTGCCGCTGACCGACGCCGACGTCGAGCACCTGCGCGGGCTCGGCGACCCGATCGACCTGGCCGAGGTGGACGCGATCTACCGGCCGCTGTCGCGCCTGCTGAACCTCTACATCGGGGCGACGCAGGGACTGCACCAGGCGTCGAGCACGTTCCTGCGCGAGGACGTGGGCCGCACGCCCTTCGTCATCGGCGTCGCAGGGTCCGTCGCGGTCGGCAAGTCCACGACGGCACGCCTGCTGCGCGAGCTCATCGCCCGCTGGCCGGCCACGCCCCGGGTCGAGCTCGTCACCACGGACGGCTTCCTGCACCCCAACGCCGAGCTGGAGCGGCGCGGCCTGCTCCAGCGCAAGGGGTTCCCCGAGTCCTACGACCGGCGCGCGCTGCTGCGGTTCGTGTCCAAGGTCAAGGCCGGTCGCCCGGAGGTCGCGGTCCCGGTGTACGACCACCTCACGTACGACATCGTCCCGGACGCCCAGGTGGTGGTCCGCCAGCCCGACGTCCTCATCGTCGAAGGTCTGAACGTGCTGCAGCCGGCCCGCCCGACGCCCGAGGGCACGTCGAACCTGGCGGTCAGCGACTTCTTCGACTTCTCCATCTACGTCGACGCGCGCACGCCCGACGTGAAGCAGTGGTACGTCGACCGGTTCCTGTCGCTGCGCGCGACGGCCTTCGCCCAGCCCACGTCGTACTTCCACCGGTACGCCGCGCTGAGCGACGACGAGGCGGTCGCCCGGGCCGAGAGCATCTGGGACTCGATCAACGCGCCCAACCTCGAGCAGAACATCCTGCCGACCCGCAGCCGGGCCACGCTCGTGCTGCGCAAGGGGCCGGACCACGCCGTGCAGCGCGTGCGCCTGCGCAAGCTCTGAGCCGGGGTCAGCCCGCGACGGACCCGGGGCCCGCGTCCGTCACGAGCGCGACCGGGTGCTCGGTGACGGCCACGACGTCGAGGTCGTCGAGCGCAGCCGCCACGCCGTCGGCGCCGCACACCGCCCACGGCTCCAGCAGGACCGCGTCCTCCAGCGCGTCCAGCAGCCACACCTGCGGGCCCGGACCACCGGTGCAGACGGTCGACGCACGGTCGACACCCGCCAGGAGCGGGGTCAGGTCACCCTCGAGGCGGGTCGCCCGCACCGAGCGCCACTCCCCCGCCGAGTCCCGCAGCGTCGCACCGCGCTCGCAGACGAGCACGGTGTCGGCGACGAACCCCTCCGGCGGCGCCCCGCGCGCCGTCTCGACACCCGCCGTGACCGCCGGCGAGGGTGCGAGCGACGGGTCCAGGCTCAGGCCCAGGACGTCGAGCACGGGCGCGGCCAGGCACGAGGCACCGGCGTGGACCTCGGCGGTCGCCGCACCGGCGTCCTGCCCCGCGCTCGCCGCGTCGGCGCACCCGGCCAGCGCGAGCACGAGCGCCACGGCGCCGGTCACCCGCCCTGCACGTGCCACGTCGCCGCCTCCTCGTCCCGCCCGGAAGCGCACCACGGGTCGGCCCCGGAGGGCTCGCGGTGCGCGCAGGACGGCGTCGGCGGCGCCCTGCCCCCGAGACTAGGCGGGCGGACGTGTCACCCGTCCGGTCGATACCGGATCGTTGCCCGGCCGTGCCCGATCGTGAGGTCCCTGTGACCTGGACACCGGTCCGGCACGGACGTGCGCCGGCGGTTCCAGGAGGCGGTCTCAGGCGGCGGTCGTGTCCCGCTCGGCGCCGACCGTGGCGGCACCCCGGGGCCCGGCGACGACGACGGCGTCGCCGCGCCCGACCAGCGCCTGCGGCGGCAGCCCGAGGAGGCGGCGCAGCACCCAGTCGACCACCACGCCGAGCAGGAGCCCGCCGACCACGCCGACCACGACGCCGAGCAGCGGGCGCTCCTCCAGCACGTGCCCGGCGCCGATGCCGATCGCGGTCGAGTAGAGCGCCCACGTGACGGCGGCGATGCCCGTGAGCAGCACGAACCGGCGCCGTCGGAAGCCGAGCGACCCGGCGGTCATGTTCACCGCGACGCGCCCGATCGGGATGTACCGCGCGGCGATGATGAAGGACGCGCCCCGGTGCGTCAGCGCGTGCTCGGCCCAGTCCAGCACCCGGCGGCCGCGACGCCCGCGGAACAGGCGCAGGCGCCGCAGGTCCACGGCTGACCCGATCTGGTACGCCACCTGGTCGCCGAGGAACGCGCCCACCGCGGCCACCGCCACGACCGGCCACAGGGCGGGAGCGCCCGTCGAGACGGACAGCGAGGCGAGCGCGATCACGACGGACTCGCTGGGGACCGGCGGGAAGAACCCGTCGATCGTCGTGAGCGCGAGCAGCACCACGAGCACCCAGGGCGACCCGGCCAGCTGCAGTGCCCAGTCCTCGACCATGCGTCCCCGTCTCCCCGACCCCCCGACCCGAGCAGGTCGACAGGACCCACGCTAGAGCCCGACGGGCCCGGCGAACACCCGGGGACACCCCGATTCAGCCCTGAGCCGTGCGCAGATCCCCCCGAGGTCGCCCTCCGTCCACGGTGCGGTCGTCCTGCAGGCGGAGGGCCATGTCGACGAACGCCCGCAGGACCGGCGGGGCCTGCACCGTCGCGGCGGCCCGGGCCCGGGCGACGACGTCCTCGAGCTCCTGCGGCGCGAAGTACCCCTCGTGCCGGTACGCCTGCACGCGGGTGACGAGCCCGTCCGTGTCGAGCTCGGGGTGGAACTGCGTCGCGTACACGTGGCGCCCGACGCGGAATGCCTGCACGGGCGCGCCCGGCGACCGGGCCAGCAGCGTCGCTCCCGGCGGTGCCGCCCGCAGCGCCTCCTTGTGCCCGCCGAACGCCTCGAAGATCGCCGGCCCGACACCGATCACCGGGTCGGACCGACCTTCGGGCGTCAGCTCCACCCGCACCGCGCCGACGGGCTCGCCGTACGTGCGGTCGACCCGCCCGCCCTGGTGCCGGCCGAGCGTGCCGATGCCGTAGCAGGCGCCGAGGAACGGCAGGTCGGCCGCGACGACGACGTCGAGGAGCCGGGCCAGGTCGGACTCGACGCGGCGCTGCACCGCCGACTTCGTGCGTTCGGGGTCGCTGACCTGGAACGGCCCGCCCCCCAGCACGACCCCGGCGACCTCACGCGGGTCGACGGGGGCGAGCGGCGCCGCCTCGACGCGCACCCGGCGCAGGTCCCGCTCGTCGAGGCCCGTGCAGCGCAGCATCGCGGCGTACTCGTCGTCGGCCGGCCCGTCCTCGGGCCGCACCCCCAGGAAGAGGAACGGGCGCACGAGCACCTCCCGTCAGCGCGGCGCGGCCCCGCCAGGTCCGGCGGGCGTCGGCAGCGCGAAGCCCAGCGCCCGAGACGCCTCGAGCGGCACGGGCTGCGACGCCCAGTGCGCTCCCAGCCTGTCGGTCGCGGACAGCGACCGCATCTCGGCGCGGTCCAGGTAGAGCGTGCCGCGCAGGTGGTCCATCTCGTGCTGCACGATCCGCGCCGCCCAGCCGGTGACGACCTCGTCGACCACGGCGCCCGACGCGTCGTGGGCCCGCAGCCGCACCGACCGCGGGCGGGCGACGACGGCCTGGTAGCCGACCACGCTCAGGCACCCCTCGTAGAACCCGACGCGGTCCTCGCCGACGGGCTCGTACGCGGGGTTGACGAGCACCCGGAAGGGCAGCCGGTCGCGCTCCCGGACGCGGGCGACCTCGGCGTCGTCGACGCCCGGGTCCTCCACGACCGCCAGCGCGAGCGGGATCCCGATCTGCGGTGCGGCCAGGCCCACACCCGGTGCCGCGCGCATCGTGCGCTGCATGAGGGCGACCAGCTGCGCGAGGTCCGCGTCGTCGAGCTGACCGTCGCAGGGGAACGCCGCGGCGCGCAGCACCGGGTGCCCGACCTGGACGATCGGCGCCGTCCCCGCGCCGTCCGCGTCGTCGAGCAGCCGGCGCACGAGGTCGCGGACGACCGTCGCCCGCCGGTCGCTCACAGCGCGAGCCGCTCGCGCACGACCTCCGCGAGCTCGTGGGCGACCCGGTCGGCCTCCGCCTGCGTCGCGGCCTCGACCATGACCCGCACGAGCGGCTCCGTGCCGGAGGGGCGCAGCAGCACCCGCCCGGTCTCCCCGAGCTCCTTCTCCGCCGAGCGCACCGCATCGAGCAGGACGTCGTCGTCGGTGCGCCCCCGGTCGACGCCGGGGACGTTGACCAGCGTCTGCGGCAGGCGCCGCACGACGGCCGCGAGCTCGCCGAGGGGACGCCCGGTGGCCGCCACGCGCGACGCCAGCTGCAGCGCGGTCAGCACCCCGTCCCCGGTCGTGGCGTGCTCGGCGAGGATGATGTGGCCGGACTGCTCGCCGCCGAGCCCGTACCCGCCGGCCCGCATGGCCTCGAGGACGTACCGGTCGCCGACCGCCGTCTCGACGGTCGCGATGCCCGCGGCCTGCATGGCCAGGCGCAGCCCCAGGTTGCTCATGACCGTCGTGACGAGCGTGCCGTGCGCGAGCCCGTCCCGCTCCGCGAGGGCGATCGCGAGCACGCCCATGATCTGGTCGCCGTCCACGACCCGACCGTCCGCGTCGACCGCCAGGCAGCGGTCGGCGTCGCCGTCGAACGCCACGCCGAGGTCCGCGTGCGCCGCGAGGACGGCCGCCTGGAGCGGCTCCGGGTGCGTCGACCCGGACTCCTCGTTGATGTTGCGCCCGTCCGGGGACGCGTTGATGACGACGACGTCCGCACCGGCGGCCCGCAGCGCCGCGGGGCCGACCTCGGACGCGGCGCCGTTCGCGCAGTCGGCGACGATCCGCAGCCCGTCGAGCGGGTGCTGCACGGTGCCCACGAGGTGCTGGACGTACTGCTCGCCCGCGAGCCCGACGTCGATCCGGATGCGGCCGACACCGGCACCGACGGGGCGCTCCCAGTGCTCGCCCATGCGCGCCTCGATGGCCTTCTCCAGCTCGTCGTCGAGCTTGTGGCCGCCGCGCGCGAGGAACTTGATGCCGTTGTCGGGCATCGGGTTGTGCGACGCCGAGATGACGACGCCCAGGTCCACGCCGCGCGACGCCGTCAGGTGCGCGACGGCCGGCGTCGGCAGCACGCCGACCATGTCGACGTCGACGCCCGCCGACGCGAGCCCCGCGGCGACCGCGGCGGCCAGGAACTCGCCCGACGCGCGGGGGTCCCTGCCGACGATGGCGCGGGGGCGGTGGCCCTCGAACGCCCCGATGCTCCCGAGCACGTGGGCGGCGGCGACCGACAGGTCGAGCGCCACCTCCGCCGTCACGTCCCGGTTGGCCAGCCCGCGCACGCCGTCCGTGCCGAACAGTCGACCCATCACACGACTCCCTCGTCCCGGCGGCCGCCCTCACGGTACGCCCGCCGTCCTGGCACCTGCCTGCTCCCCCACCGCCGGCGCGGCGCGCCGACCCCGAGCACGCCGACGGCCCCGGGGTTCTGGTGAACCGCCGGGGCCGTCGAGCGGGAACGCTGCGTCAGCGCTTCGAGTACTGCGGCGCCTTGCGGGCCTTCTTCAGACCGGCCTTCTTGCGCTCCACCACACGGGCGTCACGCGTGAGGAAGCCGGCCTTCTTCAGCGCCGGGCGGTTGTTCTCGGCGTCGATGGCGTTCAGCGCACGGGCGATGCCCAGGCGCAGCGCACCGGCCTGGCCCGACACGCCGCCGCCGTTGATGCGGGCGACGACGTCGAACCGGCCCTCGACGTCCACGAGCTTCAGCGGGTCGTTGACCAGCTGCTGGTGGACCTTGTTGGGGAAGTAGTCCTCGAGCGTGCGGCCGTTGATGGTCCACTGGCCGGTGCCAGGGACCAGACGGACGCGGGCGACGGCCTCCTTGCGGCGACCCAGCGCCTGGCCCGGAGCCGTGAGGCTCTGGCCACGGCCGGTCGGCGCGGACGACTCGCTCGTGTAGGTGCTGGGCGTCTCGCCCTCGAACTCGTTCTCGACGGTGGTCTCGGCCACGGGATCCTCGCGTTCTGTGTTCGTCACTGCCGCAGCAGCCCGAGGCTTACTGCGCCACCTGGGTCAGCTCGAACGGCTTCGGCTGCTGGGCTGCGTGCGGGTGCTCGGAGCCGGCGTACACCTTCAGCTTGCTCAGCTGCTGGCGGCCGAGGGTCGTCCGGGGGAGCATCCCACGGACGGCCTTCTCGATGGCGCGCTCGGGGTGCTTCTCGAGCAGCTCCGAGTACGGGGTCGCCCGGAGTCCGCCCGGGTAGCCCGAGTGACGGTAGGCGAGCTTGGTCTCGCGCTTGTTGCCGGTGAGGGCGATCTTCGCGGCGTTGATGACGATGACGAAGTCACCGCCGTCCACGTGGGGCGCGAAGGTGGGCTTGTGCTTGCCGCGCAGCAGCGTGGCCACATGGGTGGCCAGGCGGCCGAGGACGACATCGCTCGCGTCGATGACGTACCAGGTCCGCTCGACGTCGCCGGGCTTCGGGGTGTACGTGCGCACGGGTGTGGGCCTCTGTCTCGTGTTGCGTGTCAAGGCCGGTCCCGCACGAGCGGGGCGGCCGAGGATGGCTGTCGGAGCATCCCGCCCCAGCGAGTGGGATCGCACCAGGACGGCCATCGGCACACGGTGGTGAGAAGCCACCGGTGCGCGACAGGGGACGCACAACGACACAACAGAGTACGGCACCGTTCAGCGTCGGCAAAACCCGGTCCCGGGTGACGTGGGCGACGCCGCCGACGCGCAGGCCAGGGCCGGTCGGCGGGCGGTCCGTGGGTGGTCAGCGGGCGGTCAGCGGGCGCGGTCGACGCGCGCCACGTCCCACACGGGTTCGGGCGTCTCCACGACCGTCCCGTCCGCACCCACCACGAGGAAGCGGTCGAACGTGCGCGTGAACCACCGGTCGTGCGTGACCGCGAGGACCGTGCCCTCGAACGCGGCGAGCCCCGTCTCCAGCGCCTCCGCCGAGTGCAGGTCGAGGTTGTCCGTGGGCTCGTCGAGCAGCAGGAGCGTGGCCCCGCCGAGCTCGAGCAGCAGGATCTGGAGCCGCGCCTGCTGACCGCCCGAGAGCGTCTCGTAGCGCTGCTCGGCGGCGGCCACCAGCTCGTAGCGGTCCAGCGCGCGGCTGGCCGCGTCCCGGGCCAGGCCGGCCCGGCGGCCGTCGCCCCGGTGCAGCACGTCGAGCAGCGTGCGGCCCACCAGGTCGGGACGCGGGTGGTTCTGCGCGAACCAGCCCGGACGGACCCGGGAGCCGAGCACGACCGAGCCGGTGTGCGGCACCGCGTCGGGGACGAGGTCGCCGGCGGGCTCCTGGTCCGGGCCCGGGTCGGAGCCGCCCGCCGCGAGCAGGCGCAGCAGGTGCGACTTGCCCGAGCCGTTGGACCCCAGCACGGCCACGCGCTCGCCGTACCAGACCTCCAGGTCGAACGGCTGCAGCAGGCGCGTGAGGGCCAGCTCCCGGGCCACCACGGCCCGCTTCGCCGTCCGCCCCCCGCGCAGCCGGACCGTGACCCGCTGCTCGGGCACCACGACGGTCGGCGGCCCGGCCTCCTCGAAGCGGCGCAGCCGCGTCTGCGCCGCCTGGTAGCGCGAGGCCAGGCCGTCGTTGAACGCGGCCTTCTGCCGCAGCGTCAGCACCAGCTCGCGCAGCTGCGCGTGCTCCTCCTCCCAGCGGCGCAGGAGCTCGGCCAGCCGCGACCGGCGGTCCTCGCGCGCCTGCCCGTAGCCGGCGAACCCTCCCCCGTGCACCCAGACCTGGGCGCCGACCTCGGTGGGCTCGAGCGTCGCCACGTGCGTGGCCACCCGCGAGAGCGTCTCCCGGTCGTGGCTGACGAGCAGCACGCTGCGGCCCGACTCCACGAGCCGGTCCTCCAGCCAGCGCTTGGTCGGCACGTCGAGGGCGTTGTCGGGCTCGTCGAGCAGCAGCACCTGGTCGGGCCCCCGCAGCAGCGCCTCCAGCACCAGGCGCTTCTGCTCGCCCCCCGACAGGGTGCGGACCTCACGGTGCTGCGCCCGCTCGAACGGCACCGACAGCACCGCGTCCGTCACCCGGTCCCAGGTGACCTCGGCCTCGTAGCCACCGACGTCCGCCCAGTCGGCGAGCGCCTGCGCGTACCGCATCTGCGCCGGCTCGTCGTCGACCTCCATCATCAGCAGCTCGGCCGCCGTGAGCTCGGCCGCCGCCGCACGCAGCGACGCCGGCGCCAGCGAGGCGAGCAGGTCCCGGACCGACCGGTCGTCGCGCACCCGTCCGACGTCCTGGCGCATGACGCCCAGCCCCCCGCTGCCGGTCACCGAGCCCGCGTGCGCCGCGAGCTCACCGGCGACGATCCGCAGGAGCGTGGACTTGCCGACGCCGTTGGGCCCGACCAGGGCGACCCGCGCCCCGTCGGCGACCCGGAACGACACGTCGTGCAGCAGCGGCCGCCCGTCGGGCAGGACGTACCCGACCCCGGCGACGTCGAGATGACCCATGCCCCCAGTGTCCGTGCCGCGGACCGCCGACGGGAAGCGCATTGCCCCTCACCGCCCGTCCGGGGCGCTGGTGTGGCGCCCCGCCGTGCACGGTGCTTGGCTCGGGGCATGACCGAGGACACCCCCGCCACGAGCACCGACCCCGCGCTGGGCGCCGAGGGCGACACCGACCAGCTGCCCAAGGAGGACACCCTCGTCGAGCGCGGCGTGGACGACCTCCTCGACGAGGGGTGGTCGCCTCCCGAGCGGGCACGCACGTCCACGTGGGGCGAGACCGCGTGGGAGGAGGCGCACGGCGAGAGCCTCGACCAGCGGGTGCTCCAGGAGGAGCCCGAGGTCTGGGAGCGCACGCCGCGTCCCACCGGCGACCGGGAGGAGCTGCGCGCCGGGCGCCTGGTCGCCGACCCCGACGCCGTCGACGCGGGCGGCACCGACGAGTTCGCGGTCGACGCGGGCGTCGCGGGCGGGGCCGCCTCGGCCGAGGAGGCCGCCGTGCACCTCGTCGAGGAGGAGTACGTCGACACCGACGACGACGAGGACCTCTGACAGGTCCTCAGCCGCAGCAGTCCCCGGGCCCGCCCGACCCGGCGGGCCCGGGGCCGGCGGGGGCGGCGGTCTGGGCCTCGTGGGCCTGCCGCCGCGCCCGCGTCCGGTCCGCACGCACCGCCAGCTCGGCGTCGGGCGGGTAGGTCACCTCCTCCAGCGTCAGGCCGTGCGCGGCGACGACGGTGGCCCCGCCCTCGCGGCGGCGCGAGCGCAGCAGCTCGGAGGGCCACCCCACGGGCCGGCGCCCCTCCCCGACCGCGAGGCTCGCCCCGACCAGCGCGCGCACCATCGAGTGGCAGAACGCGTCGGCCTGCACGTGGGCGACGACGAGCCCCGCGTCGGGGCCGTCGGCCACCCGCGACCACCCGAACGCCTCCAGCGTGCGGATCGTCGTCGCGTCCGGGCGCGGCTTGCAGTACGCCGCGAAGTC is a genomic window containing:
- a CDS encoding peptide deformylase; protein product: MSDRRATVVRDLVRRLLDDADGAGTAPIVQVGHPVLRAAAFPCDGQLDDADLAQLVALMQRTMRAAPGVGLAAPQIGIPLALAVVEDPGVDDAEVARVRERDRLPFRVLVNPAYEPVGEDRVGFYEGCLSVVGYQAVVARPRSVRLRAHDASGAVVDEVVTGWAARIVQHEMDHLRGTLYLDRAEMRSLSATDRLGAHWASQPVPLEASRALGFALPTPAGPGGAAPR
- a CDS encoding DedA family protein, which encodes MVEDWALQLAGSPWVLVVLLALTTIDGFFPPVPSESVVIALASLSVSTGAPALWPVVAVAAVGAFLGDQVAYQIGSAVDLRRLRLFRGRRGRRVLDWAEHALTHRGASFIIAARYIPIGRVAVNMTAGSLGFRRRRFVLLTGIAAVTWALYSTAIGIGAGHVLEERPLLGVVVGVVGGLLLGVVVDWVLRRLLGLPPQALVGRGDAVVVAGPRGAATVGAERDTTAA
- a CDS encoding glutamine amidotransferase, translated to MRPFLFLGVRPEDGPADDEYAAMLRCTGLDERDLRRVRVEAAPLAPVDPREVAGVVLGGGPFQVSDPERTKSAVQRRVESDLARLLDVVVAADLPFLGACYGIGTLGRHQGGRVDRTYGEPVGAVRVELTPEGRSDPVIGVGPAIFEAFGGHKEALRAAPPGATLLARSPGAPVQAFRVGRHVYATQFHPELDTDGLVTRVQAYRHEGYFAPQELEDVVARARAAATVQAPPVLRAFVDMALRLQDDRTVDGGRPRGDLRTAQG
- a CDS encoding LLM class F420-dependent oxidoreductase, which gives rise to MRFGLFIPQGWRQDLTGIETREHWPVMRDLATWADDGDAFESVWVYDHFHAVPEPNGEATHEAWSLISAFAAATSRVRLGQMCTCMAYRNPAYLAKVATTADVISGGRVEMGIGAGWYEHEWRAYGYGFPTAGTRIAMLDEGVQIFEQLWTTGTATLHGEHYQVDGAQLSPLPLQAGGPPLWIAGGGEKKTLRIAAKHARYTNFDGAPEGFAHKSEVLRGHCADVGRDFDEITRSANYNVVVGATQAEVDDRLAWIEQHYAATVPSKAAEVAGQFRDGPLVGTPEQLVEQLRALQDLGMTYAITYFAEAAYDRSGIELFAREVVPHLR
- the rpsI gene encoding 30S ribosomal protein S9; this encodes MAETTVENEFEGETPSTYTSESSAPTGRGQSLTAPGQALGRRKEAVARVRLVPGTGQWTINGRTLEDYFPNKVHQQLVNDPLKLVDVEGRFDVVARINGGGVSGQAGALRLGIARALNAIDAENNRPALKKAGFLTRDARVVERKKAGLKKARKAPQYSKR
- a CDS encoding holo-ACP synthase; translated protein: MIVGVGIDVVDVARFVATLERAPGLRERLFTPAERDMPATSLAARFAAKEAIAKALGAPPGMSWQDATVRRVAGAQPVVEVTGTVLARADALGVDRFHLSISHDAGIASAVVVAERDT
- the glmM gene encoding phosphoglucosamine mutase; the encoded protein is MGRLFGTDGVRGLANRDVTAEVALDLSVAAAHVLGSIGAFEGHRPRAIVGRDPRASGEFLAAAVAAGLASAGVDVDMVGVLPTPAVAHLTASRGVDLGVVISASHNPMPDNGIKFLARGGHKLDDELEKAIEARMGEHWERPVGAGVGRIRIDVGLAGEQYVQHLVGTVQHPLDGLRIVADCANGAASEVGPAALRAAGADVVVINASPDGRNINEESGSTHPEPLQAAVLAAHADLGVAFDGDADRCLAVDADGRVVDGDQIMGVLAIALAERDGLAHGTLVTTVMSNLGLRLAMQAAGIATVETAVGDRYVLEAMRAGGYGLGGEQSGHIILAEHATTGDGVLTALQLASRVAATGRPLGELAAVVRRLPQTLVNVPGVDRGRTDDDVLLDAVRSAEKELGETGRVLLRPSGTEPLVRVMVEAATQAEADRVAHELAEVVRERLAL
- the glmS gene encoding glutamine--fructose-6-phosphate transaminase (isomerizing) produces the protein MCGIVGYVGDQLPSARPLEVVLEGLRRLEYRGYDSAGVALVAPGSELATAKKAGKLVNLVDELDARPLPAATAAIGHTRWATHGGPTDANAHPHVSGDVAIIHNGIVENFALLKAELVADGVTFASETDTEVVAHLVARAYDASKDLTDALTQVARRLEGTFTLLAVHAALPDTVVGARHDSPLVVGLGEGENFLGSDVSAFIASTREALELGQDQVVTITPTSVSVTGFDGEPAQARRFTVDWDAKAAEKGGFRSFMDKEIHDQPQAVADTLLGRTDTTGRLVLDEMRIDESVLRSVDKIVVVACGTAAYAGHVAKYAIEHWCRIPVEVELAHEFRYRDPVVDDRTLVVAVSQSGETMDTLMAVRHAKEQGATTLAIVNTHGSTIPRESDAALYTHAGPEIAVASTKAFLAQITAAYLLGLYLAQLRGNKFPDEISAIMAELRQMPEKIQQVLDRADRVREIARWMADTQSVLFLGRHVGYPVAMEGALKLKELAYIHAEGFAAGELKHGPIALIEPGQPVFVVVPSPRGRDSLHSKIVSNIQEIRARGARTLVIAEDGDEAVVPYADEVFSVPQSSTLLAPLLTVVPLQVFAAELATAKGLDVDQPRNLAKSVTVE
- the coaA gene encoding type I pantothenate kinase, with the protein product MVHNRRVPTSTPTVAPSTPYVDLDREAWTRLSASTPLPLTDADVEHLRGLGDPIDLAEVDAIYRPLSRLLNLYIGATQGLHQASSTFLREDVGRTPFVIGVAGSVAVGKSTTARLLRELIARWPATPRVELVTTDGFLHPNAELERRGLLQRKGFPESYDRRALLRFVSKVKAGRPEVAVPVYDHLTYDIVPDAQVVVRQPDVLIVEGLNVLQPARPTPEGTSNLAVSDFFDFSIYVDARTPDVKQWYVDRFLSLRATAFAQPTSYFHRYAALSDDEAVARAESIWDSINAPNLEQNILPTRSRATLVLRKGPDHAVQRVRLRKL